A region from the Treponema pallidum subsp. pallidum str. Nichols genome encodes:
- a CDS encoding divergent PAP2 family protein translates to MDGGYFLGQLHAVFSGEVFLSATCSWLASQVIKVAIACRRSAIRSVHGFFDFAVWRTGGMPSSHSALVSALTLSFALKCGLHSDLFIFSFFSAIIVVRDALGVRRSSGLQAEALNSLGARVSEKLDFSFRPVREIHGHKPLEVVVGVAVGIVTSALFYSSMSP, encoded by the coding sequence ATGGACGGTGGCTATTTTCTTGGCCAGCTGCATGCGGTGTTCAGTGGTGAAGTCTTCCTCTCTGCCACCTGTAGTTGGCTTGCAAGTCAGGTGATTAAAGTGGCTATCGCATGCCGAAGGTCGGCTATACGGTCGGTGCACGGCTTTTTTGATTTTGCTGTTTGGCGCACCGGCGGCATGCCTTCGAGTCACTCTGCTCTTGTGTCGGCGCTCACGCTCTCTTTTGCGCTCAAGTGCGGGTTGCATTCGGATCTGTTCATCTTTTCCTTTTTCTCTGCCATCATTGTCGTGCGCGACGCGCTCGGTGTGCGCCGTTCAAGCGGCCTGCAGGCCGAGGCGCTCAATAGCCTCGGTGCGCGTGTTTCGGAGAAACTTGATTTTTCTTTCAGACCAGTGCGAGAGATTCATGGACATAAACCGCTGGAAGTTGTCGTTGGCGTGGCAGTGGGCATCGTCACGAGCGCTTTGTTCTACAGCTCCATGAGCCCTTGA
- a CDS encoding RluA family pseudouridine synthase — MCAILGRLYPPWAVVSYWERRGGRLGGATGIRHGDAPCMKVGVRRVKRWVSSNVPHTVHMDVVPPVSTVRPHGGAAVECFRCTKNDAGRRVDRVLRILLPACPRVGVYAALRRTAIRLNGRPVQPAKRVQVGDVLSLPESLCRARAASSRLSKMPGTPKLRVLPSVVFKTQDLLFFHKPAGLCVHGPRSLDAWVRGQGRAHVPPALSFRPGPLHRLDRGTEGLIAFSRSLRGAQWFSAALQQHTLRKFYLAITAAPARTAAAARTLVRPGEVTHVQTVLHSCDSALVLRVIVPVTGKKHQIRRYCAAQGFPLVGDRTYGGASQHGNARYTRFFLLAWCVRFPSSRLQALPAQVWTTPSPAFMRVLTSFPPDSLARARACVDALDGALGTDATCPQDTAVCTPEG; from the coding sequence GTGTGCGCTATACTGGGGCGGCTGTACCCGCCATGGGCTGTGGTGTCGTACTGGGAAAGACGGGGAGGACGTTTGGGAGGAGCAACTGGTATCCGGCACGGGGACGCACCGTGTATGAAAGTAGGTGTTCGTCGCGTGAAAAGGTGGGTCTCGTCTAACGTTCCCCACACTGTGCATATGGATGTCGTCCCTCCTGTTTCCACCGTGAGACCCCATGGTGGAGCGGCTGTTGAGTGTTTTCGCTGCACCAAAAACGATGCAGGTAGACGAGTAGATCGTGTTTTGCGAATATTGTTGCCTGCCTGTCCGCGTGTTGGGGTGTATGCCGCGCTGCGCCGCACCGCTATCCGGCTCAATGGTCGTCCGGTGCAGCCTGCAAAGCGGGTGCAGGTGGGGGATGTGCTTTCTTTACCTGAATCCCTGTGTAGGGCGCGTGCAGCATCCAGTCGTCTTTCGAAGATGCCTGGAACACCGAAGCTGCGCGTGTTGCCTTCGGTGGTATTTAAAACACAAGATTTGCTTTTTTTTCATAAACCCGCAGGGTTGTGTGTGCACGGTCCGCGCAGCCTGGATGCCTGGGTGAGGGGACAAGGGCGTGCGCACGTTCCCCCTGCTTTGTCATTCCGCCCTGGACCGTTGCACCGCTTGGACCGAGGGACAGAGGGACTGATTGCTTTTTCGCGCTCGTTACGCGGTGCCCAGTGGTTTTCTGCCGCGTTGCAGCAGCATACATTGCGCAAGTTTTATCTTGCGATCACCGCCGCCCCTGCGCGCACCGCTGCTGCGGCGCGCACGCTGGTGCGTCCAGGAGAGGTAACGCATGTGCAAACAGTGTTACATAGCTGTGATAGCGCGCTGGTGCTCCGCGTGATTGTGCCGGTTACGGGGAAAAAGCATCAGATTCGCCGTTATTGCGCTGCACAGGGATTCCCCCTGGTAGGAGATCGCACGTACGGTGGCGCGAGTCAGCACGGGAATGCGCGTTACACGCGCTTTTTTTTGCTTGCTTGGTGTGTGCGTTTTCCTTCATCGCGTCTTCAGGCGCTGCCTGCACAGGTGTGGACAACACCGAGCCCTGCATTCATGCGGGTGTTAACTTCTTTTCCGCCGGACTCCCTCGCGCGCGCGCGTGCGTGCGTGGACGCTCTAGACGGTGCGTTAGGTACAGACGCAACCTGCCCGCAGGATACGGCAGTGTGTACACCTGAAGGATAG
- a CDS encoding M23 family metallopeptidase, which produces MSVYCRSSKQTVREPCRPVPVGALLLFVTLLLLALALAYFGAQVEPLTPALTLTEQEPRQASGYVSSLLRARIVQEDAEPALYYTVYEVREGDVVGRIAQRYDISQDAIISLNKLRSTRALQVGQLLKIPSVDGILYTVKNGDTFSSIAAAHQISLERLVLLNTPSSSKESPPSVRTLVSPFYNSAARESCVPFPFSSAKQWRENTSFDAVQPLQPARVLFLPGAHLSARALQEINGDLFRAPLRSRYYVSSRYGWRSDPFTGARSFHNGLDMVSRRGTPVYSALGGIVRTVGYSAVYGNYLIVGHHAGYQTLYGHLQTVLVSAGTRVTSATKIGLLGKTGRSTGPHLHFTIYKNGSAINPTSLLRMRTLP; this is translated from the coding sequence GTGAGCGTGTACTGTCGAAGTTCCAAACAGACTGTGCGAGAACCGTGTAGACCTGTCCCCGTAGGGGCACTGTTACTGTTCGTAACACTGTTGCTCCTTGCTCTTGCCCTTGCGTACTTTGGTGCTCAGGTGGAACCATTGACACCTGCCCTCACGCTCACTGAGCAGGAACCACGTCAGGCGTCGGGGTACGTGTCTTCCTTGCTCCGTGCACGTATCGTGCAGGAAGATGCGGAGCCTGCACTGTACTACACAGTGTACGAAGTGCGTGAAGGTGATGTGGTAGGAAGGATTGCGCAGCGCTATGACATCAGTCAGGATGCAATCATTAGTTTGAATAAATTGCGCAGCACACGGGCGCTCCAAGTTGGACAGCTACTAAAAATCCCCTCAGTGGACGGCATTTTATATACCGTAAAAAACGGCGATACGTTTTCGTCTATAGCGGCGGCGCATCAGATCTCCTTAGAACGATTGGTGCTGCTTAACACGCCGTCTTCTTCAAAGGAGTCACCTCCTTCAGTGCGTACGCTGGTTTCTCCGTTCTATAATTCAGCTGCACGGGAGTCCTGCGTGCCTTTTCCGTTTTCTTCTGCGAAACAGTGGAGGGAAAATACGTCGTTTGACGCAGTGCAGCCATTGCAGCCTGCACGCGTACTGTTTTTGCCCGGTGCACATTTAAGCGCACGCGCGTTGCAGGAAATTAATGGTGACTTGTTTCGTGCTCCTCTTCGCAGTCGGTACTATGTTTCTTCGCGGTATGGATGGCGTAGTGATCCGTTTACCGGTGCCAGAAGTTTTCACAATGGTTTGGATATGGTGAGTCGGCGGGGTACCCCAGTATATTCGGCGCTCGGAGGGATTGTACGCACGGTTGGATACAGTGCAGTGTATGGTAATTACCTGATTGTGGGGCACCACGCGGGGTATCAGACCCTGTATGGGCATCTGCAGACGGTGTTGGTTTCAGCAGGTACGCGCGTCACCAGCGCGACAAAAATCGGATTATTGGGAAAAACAGGACGCAGCACGGGACCACACCTGCATTTTACAATCTATAAGAATGGCTCCGCGATAAACCCTACCTCCCTACTGCGTATGCGTACCCTTCCGTAG